The following proteins are co-located in the Streptomyces sp. DT2A-34 genome:
- a CDS encoding helix-turn-helix domain-containing protein, whose amino-acid sequence MSTDDVLAEVGPRLRRLRKDREVTLAALSETTGISVSTLSRLESGLRKPSLELLLPIAQAHQVPLDELVGTPPVGDPRVRAKPLERHGRTYWPLTRQPGGLQAFKVLVPERREEPEPRTHEGYEWLYVLSGRLRVVLGEHDVVLTAGEAAEFDTRVPHWFGSTGEGPAEFLSLFGPQGERMHVRAKPRRS is encoded by the coding sequence ATGAGCACCGACGACGTTCTCGCCGAAGTGGGGCCGCGGCTCAGGAGGCTGCGCAAGGATCGGGAGGTGACCCTCGCGGCGCTGTCCGAGACGACCGGGATCTCCGTGAGCACCCTGTCCCGGCTGGAGTCCGGCCTGCGCAAGCCCAGCCTGGAACTGCTGCTGCCGATCGCGCAGGCCCACCAGGTGCCGCTGGACGAGCTGGTCGGGACGCCGCCGGTGGGGGACCCGCGGGTGCGGGCCAAGCCCCTGGAGCGGCACGGGCGCACCTACTGGCCGCTCACCCGGCAGCCCGGCGGCCTCCAGGCCTTCAAGGTGCTGGTACCGGAGCGCAGGGAAGAGCCCGAGCCCCGTACCCATGAGGGCTACGAGTGGTTGTACGTGCTGTCCGGGCGGCTGCGGGTCGTGCTGGGCGAGCACGACGTGGTGCTCACGGCGGGAGAGGCGGCGGAGTTCGACACGCGGGTGCCGCACTGGTTCGGGTCGACGGGGGAGGGGCCGGCGGAGTTCCTGAGTCTGTTCGGGCCGCAGGGGGAGCGGATGCATGTACGGGCGAAGCCCCGGCGCTCGTGA
- a CDS encoding NADPH:quinone oxidoreductase family protein, whose protein sequence is MQAWQVHENGEPSEVMRLEDVETPTPGGGQVLLKVRAANINFPDALLCRGQYQVRPPLPFTPGVEICGETEDGRRVLANPALPYGGFAEYAVADAAAVLPAPEALDDAEAAALHIGYQTGWFGLHRRAGLEAGETLLVHAAAGGVGSAAVQLGKAAGATVIGVVGGAEKAAVARELGCDVVIDRRGEDVIAAVKQATGGRGADVVYDPVGGEAYAQSTKVVAFEGRIVVVGFASGTIPSPGLNHALVKNYSILGLHWGLYNTKNPKLIQHCHEQLTELAARGAIKPLVSERVPLGGAAAAVQRVADGVTTGRVAVILGLTQGGAA, encoded by the coding sequence ATGCAGGCATGGCAAGTGCACGAGAACGGCGAGCCGAGCGAGGTGATGCGCCTCGAGGACGTCGAGACGCCCACGCCCGGTGGCGGCCAGGTCCTGCTGAAGGTGCGTGCCGCGAACATCAACTTCCCGGACGCCCTGCTGTGCCGGGGCCAGTACCAGGTCCGGCCGCCGCTGCCGTTCACGCCGGGCGTGGAGATCTGCGGCGAGACCGAGGACGGGCGCCGCGTCCTCGCCAACCCCGCGCTGCCGTACGGCGGTTTCGCCGAGTACGCCGTCGCGGACGCCGCCGCCGTCCTGCCCGCGCCCGAGGCGCTGGACGACGCCGAGGCCGCCGCCCTGCACATCGGCTACCAGACCGGCTGGTTCGGCCTGCACCGCCGGGCCGGGCTGGAAGCCGGCGAGACGCTGCTCGTCCACGCTGCCGCAGGAGGGGTCGGCAGCGCGGCCGTGCAGCTCGGCAAGGCCGCCGGCGCCACCGTCATCGGTGTCGTCGGCGGCGCCGAGAAGGCGGCCGTGGCACGGGAGCTGGGCTGTGACGTCGTCATCGACCGGCGCGGCGAGGACGTCATCGCCGCCGTGAAGCAGGCCACCGGCGGTCGTGGCGCCGATGTCGTCTACGACCCCGTCGGCGGTGAGGCCTACGCCCAGTCCACCAAGGTCGTCGCCTTCGAGGGACGGATCGTGGTCGTCGGCTTCGCGAGCGGGACCATCCCCAGCCCGGGGCTGAACCACGCCCTGGTGAAGAACTATTCGATCCTCGGCCTGCACTGGGGTCTGTACAACACCAAGAACCCCAAGCTGATCCAGCACTGCCACGAGCAGCTCACCGAGCTGGCCGCCCGCGGCGCCATCAAGCCCCTGGTGAGCGAGCGCGTACCGCTGGGCGGGGCCGCGGCCGCCGTGCAGCGGGTCGCCGACGGCGTCACCACCGGGCGCGTCGCTGTGATCCTGGGACTCACCCAAGGAGGAGCGGCATGA
- a CDS encoding acyl-CoA dehydrogenase family protein has translation MIDAAELRRRTAQLLAAHPPATTDRLEFLHARFDAGLAWVHYPEGLGGLGVPRSLQAVVDAELEAAGAPDNDSRRNGIGLGMAAPTILKYGTEEQKQRYLRPLWVGEEVWCQLFSEPGAGSDLAALGTRAVREGDEWVVNGQKVWTSGAHNSRWAILIARTDPDVPKHAGITYFLCDMTDPGVEVRPLRQITGEAEFNEVFLTDVRIPDSRRLGEVGDGWRVAQTTLNNERVAIGGMRLPREGGMIGPASKTWRERPELRTHDLHQRLLKLWVEAEVARLTAERLRQQLVAGQPGPEGAGMKLAFARLNQEISGLEVELRGEEGLLYDDWTMRRPELVDFVGRDAGYRYLRSKGNSIEGGTTEVLLNIVAERVLGLPSEPRTDKDVAWKDLSR, from the coding sequence ATGATCGACGCCGCCGAACTGCGCCGCCGTACGGCCCAGTTGCTGGCCGCCCACCCGCCGGCCACGACCGACCGCCTGGAATTCCTTCACGCCCGCTTCGACGCGGGTCTGGCGTGGGTGCACTACCCGGAGGGCCTCGGCGGACTGGGTGTCCCGCGCTCCCTCCAGGCCGTCGTGGACGCCGAGTTGGAGGCTGCCGGAGCCCCCGACAACGACTCGCGCCGCAATGGCATCGGGCTCGGCATGGCCGCCCCGACGATCCTCAAGTACGGCACCGAGGAGCAGAAGCAGCGCTATCTGCGGCCGCTGTGGGTGGGGGAGGAGGTCTGGTGCCAGCTGTTCAGCGAGCCCGGCGCCGGCTCCGACCTCGCCGCGCTGGGAACGCGGGCCGTCCGTGAGGGCGACGAGTGGGTCGTCAACGGGCAGAAGGTGTGGACGTCCGGCGCGCACAACTCCCGCTGGGCCATCCTCATCGCCCGCACCGACCCGGACGTGCCCAAGCACGCGGGCATCACCTACTTCCTCTGCGACATGACCGACCCCGGCGTCGAGGTCCGGCCGCTGCGTCAGATCACCGGCGAGGCCGAGTTCAACGAGGTGTTCCTGACCGATGTCCGCATCCCGGACTCGCGCCGCCTCGGTGAGGTCGGCGACGGCTGGCGGGTCGCGCAGACCACGCTGAACAACGAGCGCGTCGCCATCGGCGGCATGCGCCTGCCCCGCGAGGGCGGCATGATCGGCCCGGCCTCGAAGACCTGGCGCGAACGCCCCGAACTGCGCACCCACGACCTCCACCAGCGGCTGCTCAAGCTCTGGGTCGAGGCCGAGGTCGCCCGCCTCACCGCCGAACGCCTCCGCCAGCAGCTCGTCGCGGGCCAGCCGGGCCCCGAGGGCGCCGGCATGAAGCTCGCCTTCGCCCGCCTCAACCAGGAGATCAGCGGCCTGGAGGTCGAACTGCGCGGCGAGGAGGGCCTGTTGTACGACGACTGGACCATGCGCCGACCCGAGCTGGTGGACTTCGTCGGCCGCGACGCCGGCTACCGCTACCTCCGCTCCAAGGGCAACAGTATCGAGGGCGGGACCACCGAGGTCCTGCTGAACATCGTCGCCGAGCGCGTTCTGGGCCTGCCGTCCGAGCCGCGCACCGACAAGGACGTCGCGTGGAAGGACCTGTCCCGATGA
- a CDS encoding acyl-CoA dehydrogenase family protein codes for MSTQPDLLYSEEEEALRAAVRDLLADHCDAPGVIARTESDAPHDLAAWKALADGMGLAGLLVPEEKGGQGATHREVAVVLEELGRAVAPVPYLTSAVVATEALLACEGEGGLLGELASGRRIGALAVALNVAPGGAYKVVRHEDGALHGELTGIADAAVADVLLVPADDGGLYAVDADAVTVTPQASLDLTRPVATVVLEGAAGRLLGDAEPAVRRALRAGAGLLASEQLGLADWTLTETVRYLKDRKQFNRPVGGFQALKHRLAQLWLEVVNLRAAARGAADALATGDDVDVAVAVAQAYAAPVAVHAAEEALQLHGGIGMTWEHPVHLYLKRAKADSIAYGTAGAHRAALAELVGLQAP; via the coding sequence ATGAGCACACAGCCCGACCTGCTGTACTCGGAGGAGGAAGAGGCGCTGCGGGCCGCCGTACGGGACCTGCTCGCCGACCACTGCGACGCGCCCGGCGTCATCGCGCGCACCGAGTCGGACGCCCCGCACGACCTGGCGGCCTGGAAGGCGCTCGCCGACGGCATGGGCCTGGCGGGGCTCCTGGTCCCGGAGGAGAAGGGAGGCCAGGGTGCCACGCACCGCGAAGTCGCCGTCGTGCTGGAGGAGTTGGGGCGCGCCGTCGCTCCGGTGCCATACCTGACGAGTGCCGTTGTCGCGACCGAGGCTCTGCTTGCCTGCGAGGGCGAAGGGGGCCTGCTCGGCGAGCTGGCGTCCGGTCGGCGGATCGGGGCCCTCGCCGTCGCCCTGAACGTCGCCCCCGGCGGTGCCTACAAGGTCGTACGGCATGAAGACGGTGCCCTGCACGGGGAGTTGACCGGCATCGCGGACGCGGCCGTCGCCGATGTGCTGCTCGTGCCCGCGGACGACGGTGGGCTGTACGCGGTGGACGCCGACGCCGTGACCGTCACCCCGCAGGCGTCCCTGGACCTGACCCGGCCGGTGGCGACCGTGGTTCTGGAGGGTGCGGCCGGCCGCCTGCTCGGGGACGCCGAACCCGCCGTACGGCGAGCGTTGCGTGCCGGGGCCGGGCTGCTCGCCTCCGAGCAACTCGGGCTCGCCGACTGGACGTTGACCGAGACGGTTCGCTACCTCAAGGACCGCAAGCAGTTCAACCGTCCCGTCGGCGGCTTCCAGGCCCTCAAGCACCGGCTCGCCCAGCTGTGGCTGGAGGTCGTCAACCTGCGCGCGGCCGCCCGGGGTGCCGCCGACGCGCTCGCGACGGGCGACGACGTCGACGTGGCGGTGGCCGTCGCCCAGGCGTACGCGGCGCCCGTCGCCGTGCACGCCGCCGAGGAGGCGCTGCAACTGCACGGTGGTATCGGGATGACCTGGGAGCACCCGGTCCATCTGTATCTGAAGCGGGCCAAGGCCGACTCGATCGCCTACGGCACCGCGGGCGCCCACCGTGCCGCGCTGGCCGAACTCGTCGGCCTCCAGGCTCCCTGA
- a CDS encoding phosphatidylinositol-specific phospholipase C/glycerophosphodiester phosphodiesterase family protein translates to MALTTRRRALTTLGAALAGTVALPATRASAGEQKHGPRPLWRAHAHNDYEHPRPLLDALDHRFGSLEADIYLVGDQLLVAHDPEDLDPARTLESLYLDPLAARVRANHGSVYRGHRKPIQLLIDIKTEGSSTYLELDRHLRCYKHLCTTYAHGRVFPGAVTAVISGDRAARAPMEAQTVRRAFYDGRLADLGSSAPASFIPLISDNWTLNFTWLGVGAFPDAERRKLRDIVRAAHSRGQKVRFWATPDVAGPARDALWGELLAADVDFLNTDDLAGLEAFLGAHRTA, encoded by the coding sequence ATGGCCCTCACCACCCGCCGCAGAGCCCTCACCACCCTCGGCGCCGCCCTCGCCGGCACGGTCGCCCTGCCCGCCACCCGTGCGTCGGCGGGTGAACAGAAGCACGGCCCGCGCCCCTTGTGGCGGGCGCACGCCCACAACGACTACGAGCACCCGCGCCCCCTCCTCGACGCCCTCGACCACCGCTTCGGCAGCCTCGAAGCCGACATCTACCTGGTCGGCGACCAACTCCTCGTCGCCCACGACCCCGAGGACCTCGACCCCGCCCGCACGCTGGAGTCCCTGTACCTCGACCCGCTCGCCGCCCGGGTAAGGGCCAACCACGGCTCCGTCTACCGGGGTCACCGCAAGCCGATCCAACTGCTCATCGACATCAAGACCGAGGGCTCGTCGACGTACCTCGAACTCGACCGCCACCTGCGGTGCTACAAGCACCTGTGCACGACGTACGCCCACGGCCGCGTGTTCCCCGGCGCGGTCACCGCCGTGATCTCCGGTGACCGTGCCGCCCGGGCGCCGATGGAGGCCCAGACCGTCCGCCGGGCCTTCTACGACGGCCGTCTCGCCGACCTCGGCAGCTCCGCGCCCGCCTCCTTCATCCCGTTGATCTCCGACAACTGGACGCTCAACTTCACCTGGCTCGGCGTGGGCGCCTTCCCGGACGCCGAGCGGCGCAAGCTGCGCGACATCGTCCGGGCGGCGCACTCCCGGGGGCAGAAGGTGCGCTTCTGGGCCACCCCGGACGTGGCCGGTCCCGCCCGGGACGCCCTGTGGGGCGAGCTGCTCGCCGCCGACGTCGACTTCCTCAACACCGACGACCTCGCCGGTCTGGAGGCCTTCCTCGGCGCCCACCGGACGGCATAG
- a CDS encoding phosphodiester glycosidase family protein: protein MTRRQKRFGTGRAALTLLTALSALAGAALAGAAPADAAQPGTPIAPGVVYDEFDIAAAKGTTHAHLLTVDLGDPHVRLDLLHPGAVAARATVSQQATAQGAVAGVNGDFFNISEAQHPGVQATGASVGPAIARGRALKAAVPDGQRFGPALPPGTNTEDVLGVGVDRRARLDGLRLVGSIRTPEGRLPLRGLNQYALPVGSIGAFTAAWGSASRVRATCGTDTDRAAPCSTDTYEVTVRRGRVVSMADTPGSGPIAPDTTVLVGREEGAQQLRKFFAGEPVKVRHQLVAAASRVPYRFALGGYPVLDDGQPLPGLDDRASAVRTAVGIANGGRRLLLLALDGAREYRTGLTIAEVASVMRELGSVDAFSLDGGGSSTLVAREPGAANVSVRNHPSDGVERPVPNGIGVFSTP, encoded by the coding sequence ATGACGCGTCGTCAGAAACGGTTCGGAACAGGCAGAGCGGCGCTCACGCTGCTCACGGCACTCAGCGCGCTGGCCGGTGCGGCCCTGGCGGGGGCGGCCCCGGCCGACGCCGCGCAGCCGGGCACCCCGATCGCGCCGGGTGTCGTGTACGACGAGTTCGACATCGCGGCGGCGAAGGGCACCACGCACGCCCATCTGCTCACCGTCGACCTGGGCGACCCGCACGTACGTCTCGATCTGCTGCACCCCGGGGCGGTGGCGGCGCGGGCGACCGTCTCGCAGCAGGCGACCGCGCAGGGGGCCGTCGCGGGCGTGAACGGTGACTTCTTCAACATCAGCGAGGCCCAGCATCCGGGCGTGCAGGCGACGGGCGCGAGCGTGGGCCCGGCGATCGCGCGCGGCCGGGCCCTGAAGGCGGCGGTGCCGGACGGTCAGCGTTTCGGTCCGGCACTGCCGCCCGGCACGAACACCGAGGACGTGCTCGGCGTGGGCGTCGACCGCAGGGCCCGGCTGGACGGCCTGCGCCTCGTCGGCTCGATCCGCACACCCGAGGGCCGGCTGCCGCTGCGCGGGCTCAACCAGTACGCGCTGCCGGTGGGCTCCATCGGGGCGTTCACCGCCGCGTGGGGCAGCGCCTCCCGGGTGCGTGCCACTTGCGGCACGGACACCGACCGGGCGGCTCCGTGCAGCACCGACACCTACGAGGTGACGGTCCGTCGCGGCCGGGTCGTGTCGATGGCCGACACCCCCGGGAGCGGGCCGATCGCACCGGACACGACCGTCCTCGTGGGCCGGGAGGAGGGCGCGCAGCAGCTGCGGAAGTTCTTCGCGGGCGAGCCGGTGAAGGTACGGCACCAACTGGTGGCGGCGGCGTCACGGGTTCCGTACCGCTTCGCCCTCGGCGGCTACCCCGTGCTCGACGACGGTCAGCCGCTGCCCGGCCTCGACGACAGGGCCTCGGCCGTGCGCACCGCCGTAGGCATCGCGAACGGCGGCCGACGCCTGCTGCTGCTCGCGCTGGACGGCGCGCGGGAGTACCGCACCGGACTGACCATCGCCGAAGTCGCATCCGTGATGCGCGAGTTGGGCTCGGTCGACGCGTTCAGCCTGGACGGCGGCGGTTCGTCGACGCTGGTCGCCCGCGAGCCGGGAGCGGCGAACGTCTCCGTACGCAACCACCCGTCCGACGGCGTGGAACGCCCCGTCCCCAACGGCATCGGGGTCTTCTCGACTCCCTGA
- a CDS encoding DUF779 domain-containing protein, giving the protein MYEETPRVELTPAAADLLRRLRATHGPLMFHQSGGCCDGSAPMCYPAGEFRTGDSDVLLAELDVEGVAEPVTFWMARSQYEVWSHTRLIVDVVEGRGSGFSLEAPEGVRFLTRSRVVGA; this is encoded by the coding sequence ATGTATGAGGAGACCCCGCGCGTCGAACTCACTCCCGCCGCCGCCGACCTGCTGCGCCGTCTGCGCGCGACGCACGGCCCGCTGATGTTCCACCAGTCCGGCGGCTGCTGCGACGGCAGCGCGCCGATGTGCTATCCGGCGGGCGAGTTCCGCACGGGCGACTCGGACGTGCTGCTCGCGGAGCTGGACGTCGAGGGGGTGGCGGAGCCGGTGACGTTCTGGATGGCGCGCAGCCAGTACGAGGTGTGGAGCCACACCCGGCTGATCGTCGACGTCGTCGAGGGCCGGGGCAGCGGCTTCTCGCTGGAGGCACCCGAGGGGGTGCGTTTCCTCACCCGTTCGCGGGTCGTCGGCGCCTAG
- a CDS encoding BTAD domain-containing putative transcriptional regulator: MTIELTLLTSVSHRGKEITAPRLRALLVLLAGEPRAGCGIGRLVDGLWPDEQPENPTKALQILVSRARSLLGGEVIASTPAGYRIALREDQVDAWAVQLHAAAAAEKARAGDYHGAVAETEEGLALWDGGPAEGGLHDDPVAALRLELTVTYGALTRLRALSLARSGRREEAAVPLGELVGAHPLDEELLLELMRCQAATAGAAAALAAYDTYRRRLRDELGTDPGPALQELHQELLRGEAPAVRRGVPHEPNPLLGRDADVDAVRRLLNRARVTSVVGPGGLGKTRLASAVARDAEQRVVHLVPLAGVRQDADVAPEVASALGVGEGLRPAAGGDLIAGIVGALGSGSALLVLDNCEQVVQGVADLVQALVSRTRDLRVLTTSRAPLGLSSETVYPLPELDLATTVELFEQRARSARTDVDLPADTVAALCHRLDGLPLATELAAARVRVLSVPEIARRLEDRFALLRGGPRDAPRRHRTLHAVVDWSWNLLEEPGQAALRALSVFPAGFTAETAEQLLDEPDALEILEDLVDQSLLKVTDTPHGTRFRMLETVREFAAAHRERAGEDEAVTERFLCWARDFGAAHHDAPFGADPFASWHLIRAEQDNLVHALRPALGLADADTVAAVTAVLGSLWSTEASTNYARLIALMEDTAPLLSHYRPGPEYVEPARTAAALLTANAFLGFGPGAPRTLVTLRRLPPAPPDTLVRAVATVLSALPEILAPGGRGTLHALCDSDEPLLAGIANGAASYVWEHERQPDRALVAARRMLDAVGDQDIPVLRIWPRARFAELCLQMERGTEAIRPMKAALAAIEEYGEWTDSIGLRWGIMLASLQAGHLDEAEHWLEEALRYQRESAVSDPFTPDLGARAEMALARGDIETGLGLWRRTLDRLAHNAHSVPGGEPVLEAWEPELQSVAVTAHARYGRADLVAHLLAAFPDRLTGLLTRSPAVQPAYFPLCGALLLALGTADLAKGDTGGVRLIALAERFRYLRSFQPTMSSAGAREDAENADKAAYEDAVSTYAALDDDGLREAALGLVRGRGRLRA; encoded by the coding sequence GTGACCATCGAGTTGACGCTGCTGACGTCCGTCTCCCACCGGGGCAAGGAGATCACCGCGCCCCGTCTGCGCGCCCTGCTCGTGCTGCTGGCCGGGGAGCCGCGGGCGGGATGCGGCATCGGGCGGCTCGTGGACGGGCTGTGGCCGGACGAGCAGCCGGAGAACCCGACGAAGGCGCTGCAGATCCTGGTCTCGCGGGCCCGCTCGCTGCTGGGCGGCGAGGTCATCGCCAGCACACCCGCCGGCTACCGCATCGCCCTGCGCGAGGACCAGGTCGACGCCTGGGCCGTCCAGCTGCACGCCGCCGCGGCCGCGGAGAAGGCGCGGGCCGGCGACTATCACGGCGCGGTCGCCGAGACCGAGGAGGGGCTCGCGCTGTGGGACGGCGGCCCGGCGGAAGGGGGGCTCCACGACGATCCGGTGGCGGCACTGCGCCTTGAACTCACCGTCACGTACGGGGCGTTGACGCGGCTGAGGGCGCTGTCGCTGGCGCGTTCGGGGCGGCGGGAGGAGGCGGCCGTGCCGCTCGGCGAGCTGGTGGGTGCGCATCCACTCGACGAGGAGCTGCTGCTGGAGCTGATGCGCTGTCAGGCGGCCACGGCAGGCGCGGCCGCCGCGCTGGCGGCGTACGACACCTACCGGCGACGCCTGCGCGACGAGCTCGGCACCGATCCGGGGCCCGCCCTGCAGGAGCTGCACCAGGAACTGCTGCGCGGCGAGGCGCCCGCCGTCCGGCGCGGCGTACCGCACGAACCCAACCCACTGCTCGGCCGGGACGCTGACGTCGACGCCGTGCGGCGGCTGCTGAACAGGGCCCGCGTCACCTCGGTCGTCGGCCCCGGTGGGCTGGGCAAGACACGGCTCGCGAGCGCCGTCGCCCGGGACGCCGAGCAGCGGGTCGTGCACCTGGTCCCGCTCGCCGGTGTCCGCCAGGACGCGGACGTCGCCCCCGAGGTCGCCTCCGCGCTGGGCGTCGGCGAGGGGCTGCGGCCCGCTGCGGGGGGCGACCTGATCGCCGGCATCGTGGGAGCACTGGGCTCCGGGTCCGCGCTGCTCGTCCTGGACAACTGCGAGCAGGTCGTCCAGGGTGTCGCCGATCTCGTCCAGGCACTCGTGTCGAGGACGAGGGATCTGCGCGTCCTCACCACCAGCCGGGCCCCGCTCGGACTGTCCTCCGAGACCGTCTACCCCCTCCCCGAACTCGACCTCGCCACCACCGTCGAGCTGTTCGAGCAGCGCGCCCGCTCCGCCCGCACCGACGTCGACCTGCCCGCCGACACCGTGGCCGCCCTCTGCCACCGCCTGGACGGGCTGCCGCTCGCCACCGAACTCGCCGCCGCCCGCGTCCGCGTGCTGTCGGTCCCGGAGATCGCCCGCCGCCTGGAGGACCGCTTCGCCCTGCTGCGCGGCGGCCCCCGCGACGCCCCCCGACGCCACCGCACCCTGCACGCCGTCGTCGACTGGAGCTGGAACCTCCTGGAGGAGCCGGGGCAGGCCGCCTTGCGCGCCCTGTCGGTGTTCCCGGCCGGCTTCACCGCCGAGACAGCGGAACAACTCCTCGACGAACCCGACGCCTTGGAGATCCTCGAGGACCTCGTCGACCAGTCCCTGCTGAAGGTGACCGACACCCCGCACGGCACCCGCTTCCGGATGCTGGAGACGGTACGGGAGTTCGCGGCCGCCCATCGGGAGCGGGCCGGTGAGGACGAGGCGGTCACCGAGCGATTCCTGTGCTGGGCACGGGACTTCGGGGCCGCCCACCACGACGCGCCCTTCGGCGCCGACCCCTTCGCGTCCTGGCATCTGATCCGCGCCGAGCAGGACAACCTCGTGCACGCCCTGCGGCCGGCGCTCGGCCTCGCGGACGCGGACACCGTCGCCGCGGTCACGGCCGTACTGGGGAGCCTGTGGTCCACCGAGGCCAGTACCAACTACGCCCGGCTGATCGCCCTCATGGAGGACACCGCGCCGCTGCTCTCCCACTACCGGCCGGGCCCCGAGTACGTCGAACCGGCCCGCACCGCAGCCGCCCTGCTGACCGCCAACGCCTTCCTCGGCTTCGGCCCCGGCGCCCCGCGCACCCTCGTCACGCTGCGCCGCCTGCCGCCCGCCCCGCCGGACACCCTGGTCCGCGCCGTGGCGACGGTGCTCAGCGCCCTGCCGGAGATACTCGCACCCGGCGGCCGCGGCACGCTCCACGCGCTGTGCGACAGCGACGAGCCGCTGCTCGCGGGCATCGCCAACGGTGCCGCCAGCTATGTGTGGGAGCACGAGAGGCAACCCGACCGGGCCCTCGTGGCCGCCCGCCGGATGCTCGACGCGGTCGGCGACCAGGACATCCCGGTGCTCCGGATCTGGCCGCGGGCCCGCTTCGCCGAACTGTGCCTGCAGATGGAGCGCGGCACGGAGGCGATCAGGCCCATGAAGGCCGCGCTGGCGGCCATCGAGGAGTACGGCGAGTGGACCGACTCGATCGGCCTGCGCTGGGGCATCATGCTGGCCAGCTTGCAGGCCGGGCATCTCGACGAGGCGGAACACTGGCTGGAGGAGGCGCTGCGGTACCAGCGCGAGAGCGCCGTGTCCGACCCGTTCACCCCCGACCTGGGCGCCCGCGCCGAGATGGCGCTCGCGCGGGGCGACATCGAGACGGGACTGGGCCTGTGGCGCCGGACCCTGGACCGGCTGGCGCACAACGCGCATTCGGTACCCGGCGGTGAACCTGTGTTGGAGGCCTGGGAGCCGGAGCTCCAGTCGGTCGCCGTGACCGCACACGCCCGCTACGGCCGCGCGGACCTCGTCGCACACCTCCTCGCCGCCTTCCCCGACCGCCTCACGGGCCTGTTGACCCGCTCGCCTGCCGTCCAGCCGGCCTACTTCCCGCTGTGCGGCGCGCTGCTGCTCGCGCTCGGCACGGCCGATCTGGCCAAGGGGGACACGGGCGGCGTACGGCTGATCGCGCTCGCCGAGCGGTTCCGGTATCTGCGCAGCTTCCAGCCCACGATGTCCTCGGCCGGCGCCCGCGAGGACGCCGAGAACGCCGACAAGGCGGCGTACGAGGACGCGGTGTCCACGTACGCCGCCCTGGACGACGACGGGCTGCGCGAGGCCGCGCTCGGCCTGGTGCGGGGGCGGGGGAGGCTCAGAGCCTGA
- a CDS encoding cytochrome P450 encodes MTAVRLTPELVENPVGAYADLRARPGLGHVLLPGLDTPVRLVTRHEDVRAALSEPRLIRDRSTIAGSDMPDPQAELLAQGLDGLPPEYARYLSGHLALFDGDEHTRRRGPLTRAFTARRVAALRPFVEKTAQELIEALAEREQADLLGEFAYPLSTAVICALVGVDAADQDKVCRWIRDFAYGDGSRLIEGLGGVVEFALDLVARRRAEPADDLVSALLADGGMTDDEIVAVFFLLINTGITPPALFLAHAVLALLDHPEQLERLRAEPELLGRAVPELLRYVTLVRMGATLYATEDFVFAGTPLSKGEAVTVALFAADHDPAAYEAPERLDVTREFGRGDGHLAFGHGPHYCIGAALGRLVTGVVLEGLLVNRPTAPKLAVDRAGLRFGHWPGDGRHLLSLPVRL; translated from the coding sequence ATGACCGCCGTACGCCTCACCCCCGAACTCGTCGAGAACCCCGTCGGTGCCTACGCCGACCTGCGCGCCCGCCCCGGCCTCGGCCACGTCCTCCTGCCGGGCCTCGACACCCCGGTACGGCTGGTCACCCGCCACGAGGACGTGCGGGCCGCGCTGAGCGAGCCGCGCCTGATCCGGGACCGTTCGACGATCGCCGGCTCCGACATGCCGGATCCGCAGGCCGAGTTGCTGGCACAGGGCCTCGACGGCCTCCCGCCCGAGTACGCCCGGTACCTCTCCGGCCACCTGGCCCTCTTCGACGGCGACGAGCACACCCGCCGCCGGGGCCCCCTCACCCGTGCCTTCACCGCCCGCCGGGTGGCCGCACTGCGCCCCTTCGTCGAGAAGACGGCACAGGAGCTGATCGAGGCCCTCGCCGAGCGCGAACAGGCCGATCTGCTGGGCGAGTTCGCCTACCCGCTGAGCACGGCCGTGATCTGCGCACTGGTCGGCGTGGACGCGGCCGACCAGGACAAGGTGTGCAGGTGGATCCGGGACTTCGCGTACGGCGACGGCAGCCGCCTCATCGAGGGGCTCGGCGGTGTCGTGGAGTTCGCGTTGGACCTGGTCGCCCGGCGCCGAGCCGAGCCCGCCGACGACCTGGTGTCGGCGCTGCTGGCCGACGGCGGCATGACCGACGACGAGATCGTCGCCGTCTTCTTCCTGCTGATCAACACCGGCATCACCCCGCCCGCCCTGTTCCTCGCCCACGCCGTCCTCGCCCTGCTGGACCACCCGGAGCAGCTGGAACGGCTGCGCGCCGAGCCGGAGCTGCTCGGCCGCGCGGTTCCCGAACTGCTGCGGTACGTCACGCTGGTGCGCATGGGCGCCACGCTCTACGCCACCGAGGACTTCGTGTTCGCCGGCACGCCGCTGTCGAAGGGCGAGGCGGTGACGGTGGCCCTGTTCGCCGCGGACCACGACCCGGCCGCGTACGAGGCCCCCGAACGCCTCGACGTGACCAGGGAGTTCGGCCGCGGCGACGGGCACCTCGCCTTCGGGCACGGCCCGCATTACTGCATCGGCGCGGCGCTCGGCCGACTGGTGACGGGCGTGGTGTTGGAGGGGCTTCTCGTGAACCGGCCCACGGCACCGAAGTTGGCCGTGGACCGGGCCGGCCTCCGCTTCGGACACTGGCCCGGCGACGGCCGCCACCTGCTGAGCCTGCCGGTCAGGCTCTGA